From one Alosa alosa isolate M-15738 ecotype Scorff River chromosome 5, AALO_Geno_1.1, whole genome shotgun sequence genomic stretch:
- the pxnb gene encoding verprolin yields MSFGFHWNITGDALLADLESSTAHISKFPAFLPDETPYSFPSNSGRSLRDDPTPPPVPPPPSAEALNGCLLCPPDSHYSSQQSLGSVQKSSTWSRGSTSPPLSHLEEDHIYSFPNKQKMSDSSSAMMATALGSNLSELDRLLLELNAVQDTPGFPTDDEEAPPLPACSLYSYGQQENGAAPGITLTPAGLESPQQNGTTGSSSLDKLECVVPSPVPSPFALHSELTDSQFDSSQQARISATSATRELDELMASLSDFKPSSQGSESLFDQKSSSPPAIPSAPVVSALLPPSLSCDSPLPSSAGVSLELHIVEDGVELSVPPQASASLPKPGSELSLSAAASSLSPPSSGSCSTSPSSSRLSPDTIIDVSASMFSTRTDPLVVLTQTVASSPAHTPTHAGSAAPTPPKTGTPSPASSSPHLKLEPFSSLSTLAPAPITKSPSPIPSPKKPPPSPERWSPLVLPAVNGLSPSPRSLTPPVSKSPAPAPAPPLAAPVVESPVLSSFSLLPSLSLSSLPSSKSSNPPGDPPEAAGQPQPHASSQRHEEAQPSLDEALDKLLSMSFSTKPENEALMSAMQGSKLSAEPPQEVFEEPIMPMDRRDVRPDTQLSQSLPTESELGDGGLDYQSDARSDLDWAEMELKMVYDGADGSMTPLTEASWMDESLTPTSSCPGTPDGQFDLYPMQPLTLDRVSASGHLKSVIRRTKETPNVHPMYRENHPRRKMGPLIYHKSNSQDRLIEELQGKLGISRKERPRKQPDEWLTEGVIVMNNPKRSREERNGPDVDKIIIPPDSPLPQRKVIPPPLSPPTPRREEPKRPPPVKQVPPPLPPPPPPAPSPPPPQQEPAPPPVEPLVKKVEPPSPPPVQRRPPTPPMPPTPPASVPVEPPAPKPTSRPPPPPVQAPPPREPTPPPPAPAPRQLVSVGSQTEYDPLFPPMQEWSSIMAQGKGSHPQGNKLDTMLGSLQSDLNKLGVQTVAKGTCGACCKPIIGQLVTAMGRTWHPEHFVCTHCQEEIGSRNFFERDGLPYCERDYHHLFSPRCNYCNGPILDKVVTALDRTWHPEHFFCAHCGSFFGPEGFHEKDGKAYCRKDYFDLFAPKCGGCARAILDNYISALSCLWHPECFVCRECFTPFVHGSFFEHDGQPFCEVHYHDRRGSLCSGCQKPITGRCISAMAKKFHPEHFVCAFCLKQLNKGTFKEQNDKPYCQGCFIKLFS; encoded by the exons ATGTCCTTCGGTTTTCATTGGAACATTACTGGGG ACGCTCTCCTGGCGGACCTGGAGTCCTCCACTGCCCACATTTCCAAATTCCCCGCCTTCTTGCCCGACGAGACGCCCTACTCCTTCCCCAGCAATAGTGGGCGGAGCCTCAGGGATGACCCCACCCCCCCGCCAGTGCCGCCCCCTCCCTCCGCCGAAGCGCTGAACGGATGTCTGCTCTGCCCTCCTGACTCTCACTACTCCTCCCAGCAg TCGCTGGGCTCAGTCCAAAAGAGCAGCACATGGTCTCGGGGAAGTACTAGTCCCCCTCTGTCCCATTTAGAAGAGGACCACATCTACAG TTTCCCCAATAAGCAGAAGATGTCTGACTCCTCGTCTGCGATGATGGCCACTGCTCTGGGCAGTAACTTGTCAGAGCTGGACCGTCTACTCCTAGAGCTCAATGCAGTTCAAGACACGCCTGGATTCCCCACtgatg ATGAGGAGGCGCCCCCCCTGCCTGCGTGTAGCCTCTACTCCTACGGGCAGCAGGAGAACGGGGCAGCTCCTGGTATCACACTgacccctgctggactggagtCCCCCCAGCAGAACGGCACCACAGGCAGCAGCAGCCTGGACAAGCTGGAGTGTGTCGTGCCCTCTCCAGT acccaGCCCTTTCGCGCTCCACAGTGAGTTGACGGACAGCCAGTTTGACTCATCGCAGCAGGCCCGGATCTCTGCCACATCAGCTACTCGCGAGCTGGACGAACTTATGGCCAGCCTGTCCGACTTTAAG CCCAGCTCTCAGGGCTCAGAGTCGCTGTTTGATCAGAAATCCTCTAGTCCTCCAGCTATCCCATCAGCCCCTGTGGTATCCGCCCTcctccccccatccctctcttgTGACTCCCCCCTGCCCTCCTCGGCAGGTGTCTCTCTGGAGCTGCACATCGTGGAGGATGGGGTGGAGCTCTCTGTGCCCCCCCAGGCCAGCGCCTCTCTCCCGAAGCCCGGCTCGGAGCTCTCTCTGTCGGCCGCGGCCTCCTCCCTCAGCCCCCCCAGCTCCGGATCCTgctccacctccccctccagCTCCCGCCTGTCTCCGGACACGATCATCGACGTGTCGGCCTCCATGTTCAGCACCCGCACCGACCCACTGGTGGTGCTCACCCAGACGGTGGCCTCCTCGCCCGCCCACACCCCCACGCATGCCGGCAGTGccgcccccacccctcccaaaACTGGCACCCCTTCCCCCGCCTCCTCCAGCCCCCACCTGAAGCTGGAGCCCTTCAGCTCCCTCTCCACCCTGGCCCCGGCCCCCATCACCAAGTCCCCTAGCCCCATCCCCTCCCCGAaaaagccccccccctcccccgagCGATGGAGTCCCCTGGTCCTCCCTGCAGTCAACGGCCTCTCCCCTTCCCCCAGAAGCCTCACCCCTCCTGTCTCAAagtctcctgctcctgctcctgcacctcctcTCGCAGCTCCTGTTGTTGaatctcctgtcctctcctccttctctctccttccatctctctctctctcctcgctgCCCTCCTCTAAGAGCTCCAACCCTCCAGGGGATCCCCCCGAGGCGGCAGGCCAACCCCAGCCTCACGCATCCTCGCAGCGGCACGAGGAGGCGCAGCCCTCACTGGACGAGGCCCTGGACAAGCTGCTGTCCATGAGCTTCTCTACCAAACCTGAGAACGAGGCTCTGATGTCGGCAATGCAGGGGTCCAAGCTTAGTGCTGAACCACCACAGGAAGTGTTCGAGGAGCCCATCATGCCGATGGACCGGCGGGACGTGCGACCCGACACCCAGCTGTCGCAGTCGTTGCCAACGGAGTCGGAGCTGGGCGACGGAGGACTGGACTACCAGTCGGACGCACGCAGTGACCTGGACTGGGCGGAGATGGAGCTGAAGATGGTGTACGACGGCGCCGACGGCTCCATGACTCCGCTGACCGAGGCCAGCTGGATGGACGAGTCGCTCACGCCAACGTCCTCCTGCCCCGGCACGCCCGACGGCCAGTTTGACCTCTACCCCATGCAGCCTCTCACGCTGGACCGAGTCTCCGCCTCCGGACAC CTCAAGTCTGTGATCAGGCGTACGAAGGAGACGCCCAACGTGCACCCCATGTACCGAGAGAACCATCCACGGCGTAAGATGGGGCCACTCATCTACCACAAGAGCAACTCACAGGACCGGCTCATCGAGGAGCTGCAGGGCAAGCTGGGCATCAGCCGCAAGGAGCGGCCGCGCAAGCAGCCCGACGAATGGCTCACAGAGGGCGTGATCGTCATGAACAACCCCAAGCGTTCGCGAGAGGAGCGCAACGGTCCAGACGTAGACAag aTTATCATTCCTCCTGATTCTCCGCTCCCTCAGCGGAAGGTtatccctccccccctctcgcCCCCCACCCCTCGCCGTGAGGAGCCCAAGAGGCCCCCCCCAGTCAAGCAGGTCCCCCCGCCcctgccaccaccacccccacctgccccctcccctccacctccgCAGCAGGAACCAGCACCACCCCCGGTGGAACCTCTCGTTAAAAAAGTGGagcccccctcaccccctccaGTCCAGCGGAGACCCCCGACCCCCCCAATGCCCCCGACCCCTCCGGCCTCTGTGCCCGTGGAGCCCCCTGCCCCCAAACCTACCTCACGCCCTCCGCCTCCTCCGGTGCAGGCCCCTCCACCCAGAGagcccacccctcctcctcccgcgCCTGCCCCCAGACAGCTGGTGTCGGTGGGGAGCCAGACGGAGTATGACCCCCTCTTCCCTCCCATGCAGGAGTGGAGCTCA ATTATGGCCCAGGGGAAGGGCTCCCATCCGCAGGGTAATAAGCTGGACACCATGCTGGGCAGCCTGCAGTCGGACCTCAACAAACTCGGGGTGCAGACCGTGGCCAAGGGTACCTGTGGGGCCTGCTGCAAGCCCATCATTGGCCAG TTGGTGACAGCCATGGGTCGCACGTGGCACCCAGAGCACTTTGTGTGCACACACTGTCAGGAGGAGATCGGTTCCAGAAACTTCTTTGAGCGCGACGGGTTGCCCTACTGTGAGAGAGACTACCACCACCTCTTCTCCCCCCGCTGTAATTACTGTAACGGACCCATATTGGAT AAAGTGGTAACTGCCCTGGACCGGACGTGGCATCCAGAGCATTTCTTCTGTGCACACTGTGGATCTTTCTTTGGGCCTGAag gcTTCCATGAGAAGGATGGAAAGGCGTACTGTCGGAAGGACTACTTTGACCTGTTTGCGCCCAAGTGTGGAGGCTGTGCCCGCGCCATCCTGGACAACTACATCTCAGCGCTGAGCTGTCTGTGGCACCCAGAGTGCTTCGTCTgcagg GAGTGTTTCACGCCCTTCGTCCACGGGAGTTTTTTCGAGCACGACGGGCAGCCATTCTGTGAGGTGCACTACCACGATCGGCGCGGCTCGCTGTGCTCAGGCTGCCAGAAGCCCATCACGGGTCGCTGCATCAGCGCCATGGCCAAGAAGTTCCACCCCGAGCACTTCGTCTGCGCCTTCTGCCTCAAGCAGCTCAACAAGGGCACCTTCAAGGAGCAGAACGACAAGCCATACTGCCAGGGCTGCTTCATCAAGCTCTTCAGCTAG